A region from the Pseudomonas sp. P8_229 genome encodes:
- a CDS encoding alkaline phosphatase D family protein, with translation MSVLLGPILQFRGTDKTVYSLSALVVQPLGDPEPGVTPPSGIKASRPLALADIPLLAPKQRVWRVDFSARQGAVAATYTVKIGGLECNFVVPPAGQSPRMAYVSCNGFSDPKDMEKVDRNNERWDDMWGAHQHQPYHLLLMGGDQLYSDEMRLTVPSMKAWFAKSFADREKAAYSKTIESELDSFFSRLYVERWKQPEVARIFSAIPTIMMWDDHDIIDGWGSYDEALHSCPVFQGLFATAKRYFRIFQQQLTQPAPSQGAPSDVHPCAITGTADGFHLGYTGLGDLALLVPDLRSERAPDLTKPVFQKTRIISAVSWTAIYDWLDQLKHHRHLLVMSSIPVGYLDLQAAEKALDLVPGRQELEDDLRDHWRSLPHRDERKRLIMRLLDFASQQRCKVTLLSGDVHVAGACVIESKLTQHGVDGAGTIYQLISTGVVHPSPPALAVYFLETLGAGQEQIDYAITGTMLPLGARGRYLIAARNWLAIEPDEKSKSDKDRLWVNWHVEGSEHWVTQVIDPVKSLP, from the coding sequence ATGAGCGTGCTACTTGGACCCATTCTGCAGTTTCGCGGAACTGATAAAACCGTCTACTCACTCTCTGCCTTGGTGGTTCAACCCCTCGGTGATCCGGAGCCCGGTGTAACGCCACCCAGCGGTATCAAGGCGTCCAGGCCGCTGGCCCTGGCGGATATCCCGCTGCTGGCCCCCAAACAACGGGTGTGGCGGGTGGATTTCAGCGCCAGGCAAGGCGCGGTCGCGGCGACGTATACGGTCAAGATCGGTGGTCTGGAGTGCAATTTCGTCGTTCCGCCCGCGGGGCAGTCGCCGCGCATGGCGTACGTCTCCTGCAACGGTTTCTCTGATCCCAAGGACATGGAGAAGGTCGATCGCAACAATGAACGCTGGGACGACATGTGGGGCGCACACCAGCATCAGCCCTACCACCTGCTGTTGATGGGAGGCGATCAGCTGTACAGCGATGAGATGCGCCTGACTGTCCCTTCGATGAAGGCCTGGTTTGCCAAATCCTTTGCCGATCGCGAGAAGGCGGCCTACAGCAAGACCATCGAAAGCGAGCTCGACAGCTTTTTCAGCCGGCTGTATGTAGAGCGCTGGAAACAGCCGGAAGTCGCCAGAATATTCAGTGCGATCCCAACCATCATGATGTGGGACGATCACGACATTATCGATGGCTGGGGCTCCTACGATGAGGCGTTGCACAGCTGTCCGGTGTTTCAGGGATTGTTTGCCACGGCCAAGCGTTACTTCAGGATCTTCCAACAGCAATTGACTCAGCCTGCTCCGAGCCAGGGTGCCCCCAGTGATGTTCACCCGTGCGCGATTACGGGCACTGCCGACGGCTTCCATCTGGGCTATACCGGTCTTGGCGATCTGGCATTGCTGGTGCCGGATCTGCGCAGCGAGCGCGCGCCCGATCTGACGAAACCGGTGTTTCAGAAGACCCGAATCATTTCTGCCGTCAGTTGGACGGCCATCTATGACTGGCTGGACCAGCTCAAGCACCATCGGCATTTGCTGGTGATGTCGAGTATTCCGGTGGGCTACCTGGACTTGCAGGCCGCCGAAAAGGCCCTGGATCTGGTGCCGGGGCGGCAGGAACTGGAAGATGATTTGCGTGATCACTGGCGCAGCCTGCCACATCGCGATGAGCGCAAACGCCTGATCATGCGGTTACTCGACTTTGCCAGTCAGCAGCGGTGCAAAGTCACTCTATTATCCGGTGATGTGCATGTGGCCGGAGCGTGTGTGATCGAGTCGAAGCTGACGCAACATGGCGTGGATGGCGCGGGCACGATCTATCAACTGATTTCGACCGGCGTCGTGCATCCCTCGCCGCCGGCACTGGCGGTGTATTTTCTCGAAACCCTGGGCGCCGGCCAGGAGCAGATCGACTACGCAATTACCGGCACCATGCTGCCGCTCGGGGCCCGTGGCCGGTACTTGATTGCTGCACGCAACTGGCTGGCCATCGAACCGGATGAAAAG